A genomic stretch from Sander vitreus isolate 19-12246 chromosome 17, sanVit1, whole genome shotgun sequence includes:
- the LOC144532533 gene encoding uncharacterized protein LOC144532533 isoform X1 — MAAAFFRRGIGLHVRCINRELCRVVWRQQTALFSSKPSDRQPPRRTHIKKAKPQPAVDVAKLLEQLFSQRRPGTTPPAGKARTAKASSVPAKASAVPAKASSVPTEASSVPTEASSVPAKASSVPTKPPSTSSVKFSTPNIPHLSKTEPALSVFPAASSSKHVDADSLPFVTLPTTSGSSLSSTTPASLGSEAAAIECQTSAETIKTKVETATEPVELKTATALPLSARMVETNAETSSFPAATREPIIETRIESRVPRLSPAKTPEVRAAVVEGPVEPTVDAPTEEVQTKRADSGVVDVSHTAKEEPLIETTIESPVEAIRFPVETLETRAAVVERPVEPTIDVKVDASAQKVETKSPDLSAVDISHTATVEPVLETTVEPSVETSTSPLETLESRAALVECAVERTVDATVDAPAQAVQTNSTDSGPAEEEPLIETTIEPAAEASSSSVSEGTIEPTIETEAADNLSRTALIKTVQESAPLPLKNESTVESCSVSVAVEEGLSQSEEMTLESVTLHVDKALVGSLKTDELLRTKSVLDEKAEKQFQELLVQTGIGAEDKAAAETENSSKDESDVLLNRDSLSEYLQELEGESGTLVKERHVPAVLSNTPGTLKTSSASDPPAGAYGESLQTEEKAPEAEAMTLESITLAKMKAEVGGLETDVLRETRNALEKEAVVLAKEEKMKVTATIKDVAVFEDTEADILTLDSISEATDAIQAETAVMLEATFGSEQGPRQSPDALLVHQKVGQLDEEIGQEAEKESGEQQANFLEAMSLKSLTLAEDEASVGTLDNESLSETTNYLEKESEIVAGEKRMEVDNMVASEETSEAVTIESLSQSEAGVLSEDLQTDALMDEQLFSVPGHVTGVTEHVRADILDATVASGSVDVVDTATAVTCDFPASPALKDEPPEEEEAQAEALGNEDGKGTHTDLDPVQRLFLEMIREYKNMHRLNGGLLEAEPDYEKYLSEETAKLQRLYGGGDLSSFPQFTFTGEREMQWRGRFSHRELL, encoded by the exons tgtattaacagggagttGTGCAGAGTGGTATGGAGGCAACAAACTGCACTGTTCAGCTCCAAACCATCAGACAGACAACCCCCCCGCAGGACACACATCA AGAAAGCCAAGCCTCAGCCAGCAGTGGATGTCGCTAAACTCCTGGAGCAACTCTTCTCCCAGCGCAGGCCGGGCACAACGCCTCCTGCTGGTAAAG CTCGAACTGCCAAAGCCTCCTCCGTTCCTGCCAAAGCCTCCGCCGTTCCTGCCAAAGCCTCCTCCGTTCCTACCGAAGCCTCCTCCGTTCCTACCGAAGCCTCCTCCGTTCCTGCCAAAGCCTCCTCCGTTCCTACCAAACCTCCTTCCACCTCCTCAGTGAAGTTCTCCACCCCAAATATTCCTCATTTGTCAAAGACTGAACCAGCACTGTCTGTCTTTCCTGCTGCTTCTAGTTCTAAACACGTAGATGCTGATAGTCTTCCGTTTGTGACTCTTCCTACAACCTCAGGTTCCTCTCTAAGCAGCACAACACCGGCATCGTTAGGATCAGAAGCAGCGGCAATAGAATGCCAAACCTCGGCTGAAACAATAAAAACCAAAGTAGAAACTGCCACAGAGCCAGTTGAACTCAAAACTGCCACAGCACTGCCCTTATCAGCCCGCATGGTGGAGACAAATGCAGAGACATCATCTTTTCCAGCTGCTACACGAGAACCCATAATAGAAACTAGAATAGAATCACGAGTACCGCGCCTATCTCCTGCGAAAACACCAGAAGTTAGAGCTGCTGTTGTTGAAGGTCCCGTAGAGCCTACAGTAGATGCTCCAACTGAGGAAGTACAAACCAAACGCGCAGACTCAGGAGTGGTTGATGTCTCACACACTGCCAAAGAAGAACCCCTAATAGAAACTACAATAGAATCCCCAGTAGAAGCCATCCGTTTTCCTGTGGAAACACTAGAAACTAGAGCCGCTGTTGTTGAGCGTCCAGTAGAGCCTACCATAGACGTCAAAGTAGATGCATCAGCTCAGAAAGTAGAAACAAAAAGCCCAGATTTAAGCGCGGTTGACATTTCACACACTGCAACAGTAGAACCCGTGTTAGAAACTACAGTTGAACCGTCAGTAGAGACCAGCACCTCTCCTCTGGAAACACTAGAGAGTAGAGCTGCTCTTGTCGAATGCGCAGTAGAGCGTACAGTAGATGCAACAGTAGATGCTCCAGCTCAAGCAGTACAAACCAACAGCACAGACTCAGGTCCTGCTGAAGAAGAACCTTTAATAGAAACAACGATAGAACCAGCAGCAGAGGCCAGCAGCTCTTCTGTTTCTGAAGGTACAATAGAGCCTACAATAGAAACAGAAGCCGCTGATAACCTCTCACGCACCGCCTTAATCAAAACTGTACAAGAATCTGCACCCTTGCCTTTGAAAAACGAATCTACAGTAGAATCATGCTCAGTAAGTGTTGCTGTGGAGGAGGGACTGAGCCAGTCTGAAGAAATGACGTTAGAGTCAGTAACACTTCATGTAGACAAGGCTCTGGTAGGGTCTTTAAAAACTGATGAGCTCCTCCGAACAAAATCGGTGCTCGAtgaaaaggcagaaaaacagTTTCAAGAGTTGTTAGTCCAGACGGGGATCGGAGCCGAGGACAAAGCCGCAGCTGAAACTGAGAATTCAAGCAAAGATGAGAGTGATGTTCTTTTAAATCGGGACTCTCTGTCTGAGTATCTTCAAGAGTTAGAAGGAGAAAGTGGCACTTTGGTGAAAGAGCGTCATGTTCCTGCTGTGCTTTCCAATACTCCTGGCACGTTAAAAACAAGTTCAGCCTCCGATCCACCTGCAGGAGCATATGGAGAGTCTTTGCAGACGGAGGAGAAGGCACCCGAAGCAGAAGCCATGACGCTGGAATCTATAACTTTAGCAAAAATGAAGGCTGAAGTTGGAGGCCTTGAAACCGATGTACTGCGAGAAACGAGGAATGCTCTCGAGAAAGAAGCTGTTGTACTAGCAAAAGAAGAGAAGATGAAAGTTACTGCCACAATAAAAGATGTTGCAGTTTTTGAGGACACAGAGGCTGACATTTTAACACTAGATTCTATCTCTGAAGCCACCGATGCAATACAAGCGGAAACAGCTGTTATGCTGGAGGCCACATTCGGTTCTGAGCAAGGACCGAGGCAGTCTCCGGACGCTTTACTTGTTCACCAAAAAGTGGGGCAACTGGATGAAGAGATTGGTCAGGAAGCAGAAAAAGAGTCCGGAGAGCAGCAAGCGAACTTTTTGGAGGCCAtgagtctgaagtctttgaCTTTGGCTGAAGATGAGGCCTCCGTGGGAACTCTGGATAATGAGTCTCTGAGCGAAACCACCAATTATCTGGAGAAAGAAAGTGAGATTGTTGCTGGAGAGAAGAGGATGGAGGTAGATAACATGGTGGCATCGGAAGAGACGTCTGAGGCTGTGACGATCGAGTCTCTATCTCAGTCTGAAGCTGGCGTTCTGTCTGAAGATCTGCAGACAGATGCACTGATGGATGAGCAACTCTTTTCCGTTCCTGGACACGTGACAGGGGTAACAGAGCATGTAAGAGCTGATATTTTGGATG CAACGGTTGCCAGTGGGTCAGTCGACGTCGTTGACACAGCGACTGCAGTCACATGTGATTTTCCAGCTTCTCCCGCTCTGAAGGACGAGCCGccggaggaggaggaagcacAGGCTGAAGCCTTGGGGAATGAAGATGGTAAAGGGACACACACGG ATTTAGATCCAGTGCAGAGACTCTTCCTGGAGATGATCAGAGaatacaaaaacatgcacaG GTTGAATGGAGGACTGCTGGAGGCGGAGCCAGATTACGAAAAATACCTGTCAGAGGAGACAGCAAAGCTCCAGAGACTTTATGGAGGAGGAGACCTGAGCAGCTTCCCTCAGTTCACCTTCACCggtgagagagagatgcagtGGAGAGGGAGGTTCAGTCACAGAGAACTGTTATGA
- the LOC144532533 gene encoding uncharacterized protein LOC144532533 isoform X2 produces the protein MAAAFFRRGIGLHCINRELCRVVWRQQTALFSSKPSDRQPPRRTHIKKAKPQPAVDVAKLLEQLFSQRRPGTTPPAGKARTAKASSVPAKASAVPAKASSVPTEASSVPTEASSVPAKASSVPTKPPSTSSVKFSTPNIPHLSKTEPALSVFPAASSSKHVDADSLPFVTLPTTSGSSLSSTTPASLGSEAAAIECQTSAETIKTKVETATEPVELKTATALPLSARMVETNAETSSFPAATREPIIETRIESRVPRLSPAKTPEVRAAVVEGPVEPTVDAPTEEVQTKRADSGVVDVSHTAKEEPLIETTIESPVEAIRFPVETLETRAAVVERPVEPTIDVKVDASAQKVETKSPDLSAVDISHTATVEPVLETTVEPSVETSTSPLETLESRAALVECAVERTVDATVDAPAQAVQTNSTDSGPAEEEPLIETTIEPAAEASSSSVSEGTIEPTIETEAADNLSRTALIKTVQESAPLPLKNESTVESCSVSVAVEEGLSQSEEMTLESVTLHVDKALVGSLKTDELLRTKSVLDEKAEKQFQELLVQTGIGAEDKAAAETENSSKDESDVLLNRDSLSEYLQELEGESGTLVKERHVPAVLSNTPGTLKTSSASDPPAGAYGESLQTEEKAPEAEAMTLESITLAKMKAEVGGLETDVLRETRNALEKEAVVLAKEEKMKVTATIKDVAVFEDTEADILTLDSISEATDAIQAETAVMLEATFGSEQGPRQSPDALLVHQKVGQLDEEIGQEAEKESGEQQANFLEAMSLKSLTLAEDEASVGTLDNESLSETTNYLEKESEIVAGEKRMEVDNMVASEETSEAVTIESLSQSEAGVLSEDLQTDALMDEQLFSVPGHVTGVTEHVRADILDATVASGSVDVVDTATAVTCDFPASPALKDEPPEEEEAQAEALGNEDGKGTHTDLDPVQRLFLEMIREYKNMHRLNGGLLEAEPDYEKYLSEETAKLQRLYGGGDLSSFPQFTFTGEREMQWRGRFSHRELL, from the exons tgtattaacagggagttGTGCAGAGTGGTATGGAGGCAACAAACTGCACTGTTCAGCTCCAAACCATCAGACAGACAACCCCCCCGCAGGACACACATCA AGAAAGCCAAGCCTCAGCCAGCAGTGGATGTCGCTAAACTCCTGGAGCAACTCTTCTCCCAGCGCAGGCCGGGCACAACGCCTCCTGCTGGTAAAG CTCGAACTGCCAAAGCCTCCTCCGTTCCTGCCAAAGCCTCCGCCGTTCCTGCCAAAGCCTCCTCCGTTCCTACCGAAGCCTCCTCCGTTCCTACCGAAGCCTCCTCCGTTCCTGCCAAAGCCTCCTCCGTTCCTACCAAACCTCCTTCCACCTCCTCAGTGAAGTTCTCCACCCCAAATATTCCTCATTTGTCAAAGACTGAACCAGCACTGTCTGTCTTTCCTGCTGCTTCTAGTTCTAAACACGTAGATGCTGATAGTCTTCCGTTTGTGACTCTTCCTACAACCTCAGGTTCCTCTCTAAGCAGCACAACACCGGCATCGTTAGGATCAGAAGCAGCGGCAATAGAATGCCAAACCTCGGCTGAAACAATAAAAACCAAAGTAGAAACTGCCACAGAGCCAGTTGAACTCAAAACTGCCACAGCACTGCCCTTATCAGCCCGCATGGTGGAGACAAATGCAGAGACATCATCTTTTCCAGCTGCTACACGAGAACCCATAATAGAAACTAGAATAGAATCACGAGTACCGCGCCTATCTCCTGCGAAAACACCAGAAGTTAGAGCTGCTGTTGTTGAAGGTCCCGTAGAGCCTACAGTAGATGCTCCAACTGAGGAAGTACAAACCAAACGCGCAGACTCAGGAGTGGTTGATGTCTCACACACTGCCAAAGAAGAACCCCTAATAGAAACTACAATAGAATCCCCAGTAGAAGCCATCCGTTTTCCTGTGGAAACACTAGAAACTAGAGCCGCTGTTGTTGAGCGTCCAGTAGAGCCTACCATAGACGTCAAAGTAGATGCATCAGCTCAGAAAGTAGAAACAAAAAGCCCAGATTTAAGCGCGGTTGACATTTCACACACTGCAACAGTAGAACCCGTGTTAGAAACTACAGTTGAACCGTCAGTAGAGACCAGCACCTCTCCTCTGGAAACACTAGAGAGTAGAGCTGCTCTTGTCGAATGCGCAGTAGAGCGTACAGTAGATGCAACAGTAGATGCTCCAGCTCAAGCAGTACAAACCAACAGCACAGACTCAGGTCCTGCTGAAGAAGAACCTTTAATAGAAACAACGATAGAACCAGCAGCAGAGGCCAGCAGCTCTTCTGTTTCTGAAGGTACAATAGAGCCTACAATAGAAACAGAAGCCGCTGATAACCTCTCACGCACCGCCTTAATCAAAACTGTACAAGAATCTGCACCCTTGCCTTTGAAAAACGAATCTACAGTAGAATCATGCTCAGTAAGTGTTGCTGTGGAGGAGGGACTGAGCCAGTCTGAAGAAATGACGTTAGAGTCAGTAACACTTCATGTAGACAAGGCTCTGGTAGGGTCTTTAAAAACTGATGAGCTCCTCCGAACAAAATCGGTGCTCGAtgaaaaggcagaaaaacagTTTCAAGAGTTGTTAGTCCAGACGGGGATCGGAGCCGAGGACAAAGCCGCAGCTGAAACTGAGAATTCAAGCAAAGATGAGAGTGATGTTCTTTTAAATCGGGACTCTCTGTCTGAGTATCTTCAAGAGTTAGAAGGAGAAAGTGGCACTTTGGTGAAAGAGCGTCATGTTCCTGCTGTGCTTTCCAATACTCCTGGCACGTTAAAAACAAGTTCAGCCTCCGATCCACCTGCAGGAGCATATGGAGAGTCTTTGCAGACGGAGGAGAAGGCACCCGAAGCAGAAGCCATGACGCTGGAATCTATAACTTTAGCAAAAATGAAGGCTGAAGTTGGAGGCCTTGAAACCGATGTACTGCGAGAAACGAGGAATGCTCTCGAGAAAGAAGCTGTTGTACTAGCAAAAGAAGAGAAGATGAAAGTTACTGCCACAATAAAAGATGTTGCAGTTTTTGAGGACACAGAGGCTGACATTTTAACACTAGATTCTATCTCTGAAGCCACCGATGCAATACAAGCGGAAACAGCTGTTATGCTGGAGGCCACATTCGGTTCTGAGCAAGGACCGAGGCAGTCTCCGGACGCTTTACTTGTTCACCAAAAAGTGGGGCAACTGGATGAAGAGATTGGTCAGGAAGCAGAAAAAGAGTCCGGAGAGCAGCAAGCGAACTTTTTGGAGGCCAtgagtctgaagtctttgaCTTTGGCTGAAGATGAGGCCTCCGTGGGAACTCTGGATAATGAGTCTCTGAGCGAAACCACCAATTATCTGGAGAAAGAAAGTGAGATTGTTGCTGGAGAGAAGAGGATGGAGGTAGATAACATGGTGGCATCGGAAGAGACGTCTGAGGCTGTGACGATCGAGTCTCTATCTCAGTCTGAAGCTGGCGTTCTGTCTGAAGATCTGCAGACAGATGCACTGATGGATGAGCAACTCTTTTCCGTTCCTGGACACGTGACAGGGGTAACAGAGCATGTAAGAGCTGATATTTTGGATG CAACGGTTGCCAGTGGGTCAGTCGACGTCGTTGACACAGCGACTGCAGTCACATGTGATTTTCCAGCTTCTCCCGCTCTGAAGGACGAGCCGccggaggaggaggaagcacAGGCTGAAGCCTTGGGGAATGAAGATGGTAAAGGGACACACACGG ATTTAGATCCAGTGCAGAGACTCTTCCTGGAGATGATCAGAGaatacaaaaacatgcacaG GTTGAATGGAGGACTGCTGGAGGCGGAGCCAGATTACGAAAAATACCTGTCAGAGGAGACAGCAAAGCTCCAGAGACTTTATGGAGGAGGAGACCTGAGCAGCTTCCCTCAGTTCACCTTCACCggtgagagagagatgcagtGGAGAGGGAGGTTCAGTCACAGAGAACTGTTATGA
- the LOC144532533 gene encoding uncharacterized protein LOC144532533 isoform X7: MAAAFFRRGIGLHVRCINRELCRVVWRQQTALFSSKPSDRQPPRRTHIKKAKPQPAVDVAKLLEQLFSQRRPGTTPPAGKARTAKASSVPAKASAVPAKASSVPTEASSVPTEASSVPAKASSVPTKPPSTSSVKFSTPNIPHLSKTEPALSVFPAASSSKHVDADSLPFVTLPTTSGSSLSSTTPASLGSEAAAIECQTSAETIKTKVETATEPVELKTATALPLSARMVETNAETSSFPAATREPIIETRIESRVPRLSPAKTPEVRAAVVEGPVEPTVDAPTEEVQTKRADSGVVDVSHTAKEEPLIETTIESPVEAIRFPVETLETRAAVVERPVEPTIDVKVDASAQKVETKSPDLSAVDISHTATVEPVLETTVEPSVETSTSPLETLESRAALVECAVERTVDATVDAPAQAVQTNSTDSGPAEEEPLIETTIEPAAEASSSSVSEGTIEPTIETEAADNLSRTALIKTVQESAPLPLKNESTVESCSVSVAVEEGLSQSEEMTLESVTLHVDKALVGSLKTDELLRTKSVLDEKAEKQFQELLVQTGIGAEDKAAAETENSSKDESDVLLNRDSLSEYLQELEGESGTLVKERHVPAVLSNTPGTLKTSSASDPPAGAYGESLQTEEKAPEAEAMTLESITLAKMKAEVGGLETDVLRETRNALEKEAVVLAKEEKMKVTATIKDVAVFEDTEADILTLDSISEATDAIQAETAVMLEATFGSEQGPRQSPDALLVHQKVGQLDEEIGQEAEKESGEQQANFLEAMSLKSLTLAEDEASVGTLDNESLSETTNYLEKESEIVAGEKRMEVDNMVASEETSEAVTIESLSQSEAGVLSEDLQTDALMDEQLFSVPGHVTGVTEHVRADILDDLDPVQRLFLEMIREYKNMHRLNGGLLEAEPDYEKYLSEETAKLQRLYGGGDLSSFPQFTFTGEREMQWRGRFSHRELL; encoded by the exons tgtattaacagggagttGTGCAGAGTGGTATGGAGGCAACAAACTGCACTGTTCAGCTCCAAACCATCAGACAGACAACCCCCCCGCAGGACACACATCA AGAAAGCCAAGCCTCAGCCAGCAGTGGATGTCGCTAAACTCCTGGAGCAACTCTTCTCCCAGCGCAGGCCGGGCACAACGCCTCCTGCTGGTAAAG CTCGAACTGCCAAAGCCTCCTCCGTTCCTGCCAAAGCCTCCGCCGTTCCTGCCAAAGCCTCCTCCGTTCCTACCGAAGCCTCCTCCGTTCCTACCGAAGCCTCCTCCGTTCCTGCCAAAGCCTCCTCCGTTCCTACCAAACCTCCTTCCACCTCCTCAGTGAAGTTCTCCACCCCAAATATTCCTCATTTGTCAAAGACTGAACCAGCACTGTCTGTCTTTCCTGCTGCTTCTAGTTCTAAACACGTAGATGCTGATAGTCTTCCGTTTGTGACTCTTCCTACAACCTCAGGTTCCTCTCTAAGCAGCACAACACCGGCATCGTTAGGATCAGAAGCAGCGGCAATAGAATGCCAAACCTCGGCTGAAACAATAAAAACCAAAGTAGAAACTGCCACAGAGCCAGTTGAACTCAAAACTGCCACAGCACTGCCCTTATCAGCCCGCATGGTGGAGACAAATGCAGAGACATCATCTTTTCCAGCTGCTACACGAGAACCCATAATAGAAACTAGAATAGAATCACGAGTACCGCGCCTATCTCCTGCGAAAACACCAGAAGTTAGAGCTGCTGTTGTTGAAGGTCCCGTAGAGCCTACAGTAGATGCTCCAACTGAGGAAGTACAAACCAAACGCGCAGACTCAGGAGTGGTTGATGTCTCACACACTGCCAAAGAAGAACCCCTAATAGAAACTACAATAGAATCCCCAGTAGAAGCCATCCGTTTTCCTGTGGAAACACTAGAAACTAGAGCCGCTGTTGTTGAGCGTCCAGTAGAGCCTACCATAGACGTCAAAGTAGATGCATCAGCTCAGAAAGTAGAAACAAAAAGCCCAGATTTAAGCGCGGTTGACATTTCACACACTGCAACAGTAGAACCCGTGTTAGAAACTACAGTTGAACCGTCAGTAGAGACCAGCACCTCTCCTCTGGAAACACTAGAGAGTAGAGCTGCTCTTGTCGAATGCGCAGTAGAGCGTACAGTAGATGCAACAGTAGATGCTCCAGCTCAAGCAGTACAAACCAACAGCACAGACTCAGGTCCTGCTGAAGAAGAACCTTTAATAGAAACAACGATAGAACCAGCAGCAGAGGCCAGCAGCTCTTCTGTTTCTGAAGGTACAATAGAGCCTACAATAGAAACAGAAGCCGCTGATAACCTCTCACGCACCGCCTTAATCAAAACTGTACAAGAATCTGCACCCTTGCCTTTGAAAAACGAATCTACAGTAGAATCATGCTCAGTAAGTGTTGCTGTGGAGGAGGGACTGAGCCAGTCTGAAGAAATGACGTTAGAGTCAGTAACACTTCATGTAGACAAGGCTCTGGTAGGGTCTTTAAAAACTGATGAGCTCCTCCGAACAAAATCGGTGCTCGAtgaaaaggcagaaaaacagTTTCAAGAGTTGTTAGTCCAGACGGGGATCGGAGCCGAGGACAAAGCCGCAGCTGAAACTGAGAATTCAAGCAAAGATGAGAGTGATGTTCTTTTAAATCGGGACTCTCTGTCTGAGTATCTTCAAGAGTTAGAAGGAGAAAGTGGCACTTTGGTGAAAGAGCGTCATGTTCCTGCTGTGCTTTCCAATACTCCTGGCACGTTAAAAACAAGTTCAGCCTCCGATCCACCTGCAGGAGCATATGGAGAGTCTTTGCAGACGGAGGAGAAGGCACCCGAAGCAGAAGCCATGACGCTGGAATCTATAACTTTAGCAAAAATGAAGGCTGAAGTTGGAGGCCTTGAAACCGATGTACTGCGAGAAACGAGGAATGCTCTCGAGAAAGAAGCTGTTGTACTAGCAAAAGAAGAGAAGATGAAAGTTACTGCCACAATAAAAGATGTTGCAGTTTTTGAGGACACAGAGGCTGACATTTTAACACTAGATTCTATCTCTGAAGCCACCGATGCAATACAAGCGGAAACAGCTGTTATGCTGGAGGCCACATTCGGTTCTGAGCAAGGACCGAGGCAGTCTCCGGACGCTTTACTTGTTCACCAAAAAGTGGGGCAACTGGATGAAGAGATTGGTCAGGAAGCAGAAAAAGAGTCCGGAGAGCAGCAAGCGAACTTTTTGGAGGCCAtgagtctgaagtctttgaCTTTGGCTGAAGATGAGGCCTCCGTGGGAACTCTGGATAATGAGTCTCTGAGCGAAACCACCAATTATCTGGAGAAAGAAAGTGAGATTGTTGCTGGAGAGAAGAGGATGGAGGTAGATAACATGGTGGCATCGGAAGAGACGTCTGAGGCTGTGACGATCGAGTCTCTATCTCAGTCTGAAGCTGGCGTTCTGTCTGAAGATCTGCAGACAGATGCACTGATGGATGAGCAACTCTTTTCCGTTCCTGGACACGTGACAGGGGTAACAGAGCATGTAAGAGCTGATATTTTGGATG ATTTAGATCCAGTGCAGAGACTCTTCCTGGAGATGATCAGAGaatacaaaaacatgcacaG GTTGAATGGAGGACTGCTGGAGGCGGAGCCAGATTACGAAAAATACCTGTCAGAGGAGACAGCAAAGCTCCAGAGACTTTATGGAGGAGGAGACCTGAGCAGCTTCCCTCAGTTCACCTTCACCggtgagagagagatgcagtGGAGAGGGAGGTTCAGTCACAGAGAACTGTTATGA